In a genomic window of Carassius carassius chromosome 43, fCarCar2.1, whole genome shotgun sequence:
- the tnnt3a gene encoding troponin T type 3a (skeletal, fast) has product MSDTEDVEHFEEEKPKFKPSAPKIPDGEKVDFDDIQKKRHNKDTLELQGLIDTHFEQRKKEEQELIALKERMEKRRAERAEQQRIRTEKDKERQARREEERRRKEEEDAKKKAEEDAKKKSALSGMGSNYSSHLQKADAKKGGKKQTEREKKKKILAERRKPLNVDHLNEDKLRDKALELFEWIKSLEAEKFEHMERLKRQKYEVTTLRRRVEELSKFSKKGAAARRRK; this is encoded by the exons ATGTCAGACACAGAGGACGT cGAGCATTTTGAGG AAGAGAAGCCAAAGTTCAA GCCATCGGCACCTAAGATCCCAGATGGTGAGAAAGTGGACTTTGAT GACATTCAGAAGAAACGTCACAACAAGGATACTCTTGAGTTGCAGGGCCTCATCGATACTCACTTCGAGCAGAGGAAGAAGGAAGAGCAGGAACTGATCGCCCTCAAGGAGAGAATG GAGAAGCGCAGAGCTGAGAGGGCAGAGCAGCAGAGGATCCGAACTGAAAAGGATAAGGAGCGCCAGGCCAGACGTGAG GAGGAGAGGCGAAGGAAAGAGGAGGAGGATGCCAAGAAGAAGGCAGAGGAAGACGCCAAGAAGAAGTCAGCTCTGTCTGGTATGGGCTCCAACTACAGCAGCCATCTGCAGAAG GCCGACGCCAAGAAAGGTGGCAagaaacaaacagagagagagaagaagaaaaagatccTGGCTGAGAGACGCAAACCACTCAATGTCGACCATCTCAATGAGGACAAACTGAG GGACAAAGCACTGGAGCTGTTTGAATGGATTAAGAGCCTGGAGGCTGAGAAGTTTGAGCACATGGAGAGGCTGAAGAGACAGAAGTATGAG GTTACTACACTGCGCAGGAGAGTGGAGGAGCTCAGCAAATT CAGCAAGAAGGGCGCCGCCGCTCGTCGCAGAAAGTAA
- the LOC132125176 gene encoding myoblast determination protein 1 homolog: MELSDIPFPIPSADDFYDDPCFNTNDMHFFEDLDPRLVHVSLLKPDEHHLEDEHVRAPSGHHQAGRCLLWACKACKRKTTNADRRKAATMRERRRLSKVNDAFETLKRCTSTNPNQRLPKVEILRNAISYIESLQALLRGQEENYYPVLEHYSGDSDASSPRSNCSDGMMDFMGPTCQSRRRSRYDSSYFSDASNADARNTKSSVVSSLDCLSSIVERISTETPACPVLSVPEGHEGSPCSPQEGSVLSETGAPAPSPTNCPQQQAQDPIYQVL; the protein is encoded by the exons ATGGAGTTGTCGGATATTCCTTTCCCCATCCCGTCAGCTGATGATTTCTACGACGACCCTTGTTTCAACACCAACGACATGCACTTCTTTGAAGACCTGGACCCGAGGCTCGTCCACGTGAGCCTGCTGAAGCCCGACGAGCATCACCTCGAGGACGAGCACGTTAGGGCGCCCAGCGGGCATCACCAGGCCGGCAGGTGCCTGCTGTGGGCATGCAAAGCCTGCAAGAGAAAAACCACCAACGCGGACCGCCGCAAAGCCGCCACCATGAGGGAGAGGAGAAGACTGAGCAAAGTCAACGACGCCTTCGAGACCCTCAAGAGATGCACGTCCACCAACCCCAACCAGAGGCTGCCCAAAGTAGAGATCCTGAGAAATGCCATCAGTTACATCGAGTCTCTGCAGGCGCTGCTCAGAGGTCAAGAGGAAAACTACTACCCCGTCCTGGAACATTACAGCGGAGACTCCGACGCCTCCAGCCCGAGATCCAACTGCTCGGATGGCATG ATGGATTTCATGGGTCCTACATGTCAGTCGAGAAGACGCAGCAGATATGACAGCTCATACTTCAGCGATGCTTCAAACG cTGACGCACGGAATACTAAAAGCTCGGTGGTGTCGAGTTTGGATTGTCTGTCCAGCATCGTGGAGCGCATCTCCACAGAGACCCCCGCGTGCCCCGTGCTGTCGGTACCGGAGGGGCACGAGGGGAGCCCGTGTTCTCCGCAGGAGGGGTCTGTCCTGAGTGAGACCGGGGCCCCCGCACCGTCCCCGACCAACTGCCCTCAACAGCAGGCTCAGGACCCCATCTATCAAGTGCTTTAA